The DNA window GTCTCGGGCCTCCGTGACGCCTTCGACCGATACGACACGCACGTGCGGACGACTATCTACGAAGACCTGGACTCGGACACCACCGCCGTCGCCTCCCTGTGGGACACCGAGGACGCCGCCGGCACGGCGAGTGAGTACCTGACAGACCTCCCCGACGTCGTCCGCCGGCAGGGCGAGAGCGACGGCTTCGGGACGATGGGGATGTTCTACACCGTCAAGCCCGACCATCGCGAGGACTTCGTCGCAAAGTTCGACACCGTCGGCGACCTGCTGGCGGAGATGGACGGCCACCGCGAGACGGCACTGCTTGCCAACCGCGACGACGCGAACGATATGTTCATCGCCAGCCAGTGGGACAGCAAAGACGACGCCATGGCCTTCTTCCGCTCGGATGAGTTCTCCGAGACCGTCAGCTGGGGGCGGGACGTACTGGCCGACCGACCGCGCCACGTCTTCCTGGCCTAATAGGTCGACTTTCGCATCTGATACCCGAGCAACAAGGGTTTTGACGGCACCACTCGCTACTAACGGTAATGGTAGGCGAGGCGGGACTGAGCGTCCTCATCGCCGTCCTGATGCTCGTCGCGGTCCTCGCCAGCTACGGGTTCGCCTGGTACTCCTGGCGACGGGTCGACCATCCCATCTCCGACCGGTTCGCGCTGTTACTGGTGGCCGACGGTTCCTGGGCCCTGTTCTCGCTGCTTGGCCACGTGAGTCCGACCGACGAGCTGGCGCTGCTCTTTCGCTTCCCGTTCACGACCGGCTCGGCCGTGCTCGCAGTCGTCTTCTGGTTCCTGTTCGTCATCGAGTACACGACCGACAGCGAGTGGATTCCGTCGGTCGTCGTCCGGGGGTTCGTCCTCCTCGCGGTCGGCTACATCGCGGTGCTCGCTGTCAGCCCAGTCGGCTTCATCTACACGGAGGTCGGCGTCGCTCACTTTGGCCACATACGGATACCCTACGGGGAGTTCGGGCCCGGCGCGCTGGCGTACCTGCTCGTCACCTACGCCGTCTTGCTGTTGACGTTCGGGCTGTTGGGCCGCTTTCTCCTGCAGACGCGCAACCTCTTCCGGAAGCAGGCTGCGGTCATCTTCGCGTCGACATTTGCGGTGTTGCTGTCGACTATCGTCTTCGTCGCCCGGCTCTCCCCGCACCCGCGACTCGACCTGACGCCCATCCTGTTCGTCGTGCAGGCCGTCGGCGTCGGGGTCGCACTGTATCGCTACGATTTCCTCGACGTCGAACCGATGGCGGCCCACACGCTGCTCGAAGAGATGGCCGACCCGGTGTTCGTCGTCGACTCCAGCGAGCGGCTGGTCGACTGGAACGACGCCGCCGACGCCTACGTGGTGCGTGACGACGGCCGGACAACCCTCGACGACATCGCGATTCCGGACCTCCCAGGGACGCTGACCGCCACCGACGGTGGGCCGGGCGGCGATACGACCACAGTGACGACGACACGGTCCGGCGGGAGCCGGGAACGGGTCACCTTCGACGTGCGGACGACGCCCATCGAGGACCGGTACGACATCGTTCGGGGCCGCGCCGTCGTCCTCAGGGACGTCACCGAACAGGAGCAGCGAAAGCGCGCCCTCGAAACCCAGAACGAGCGCCTGGAGGAGTTCACCGGCGTCGTCAGCCACGACCTCCGGAACCCGCTGCAGGTCATCGACAGCCGCATCGAACTTGCCAGACAGACAGGCGACCTCTCCCATCTCGAGGACGCCGGTGAGGCGACCCGGCGTATGGAGGAGCTGCTCGAAGACCTCCTCGACCTGGCGCGGGAGGGCCAGGTGCTGGACGAGACTGACGAGGTCGACCTGGCCGACTGTGCGAGACGCGGCTGGGAGAGCGTCGATGCACCGGAGGCCAGCCTGGCCGTCGAGACCGAGCGCGTCGTCGTCGCCGACGAATCGCGGCTGCGGCAGGTGTTCGAGAACCTCTTTCGTAATGCCATCGAACACGGCGGCGACGACGTGACCGTCACGGTCGCCGACACCGACGACGGGTTCGTGGTCGCCGACGACGGGCCGGGCATCCCTCCCGAAGAGCGCGACAGCGTCTTCGACCTGGGCGTGACCTCCTCGACCGACGGAACAGGGTTCGGCCTCGCAATCGTCGAGCGTGTCGTCGCGGCCCACGGCTGGTCGGTCACGGCGAGCGAAAGCGGGAGCGGCGGCGCCCGCTTCGACGTCTCACTCTCGGAGCGGACCC is part of the Haloarcula salinisoli genome and encodes:
- a CDS encoding histidine kinase N-terminal 7TM domain-containing protein, whose amino-acid sequence is MVGEAGLSVLIAVLMLVAVLASYGFAWYSWRRVDHPISDRFALLLVADGSWALFSLLGHVSPTDELALLFRFPFTTGSAVLAVVFWFLFVIEYTTDSEWIPSVVVRGFVLLAVGYIAVLAVSPVGFIYTEVGVAHFGHIRIPYGEFGPGALAYLLVTYAVLLLTFGLLGRFLLQTRNLFRKQAAVIFASTFAVLLSTIVFVARLSPHPRLDLTPILFVVQAVGVGVALYRYDFLDVEPMAAHTLLEEMADPVFVVDSSERLVDWNDAADAYVVRDDGRTTLDDIAIPDLPGTLTATDGGPGGDTTTVTTTRSGGSRERVTFDVRTTPIEDRYDIVRGRAVVLRDVTEQEQRKRALETQNERLEEFTGVVSHDLRNPLQVIDSRIELARQTGDLSHLEDAGEATRRMEELLEDLLDLAREGQVLDETDEVDLADCARRGWESVDAPEASLAVETERVVVADESRLRQVFENLFRNAIEHGGDDVTVTVADTDDGFVVADDGPGIPPEERDSVFDLGVTSSTDGTGFGLAIVERVVAAHGWSVTASESGSGGARFDVSLSERTLPALDE